The following proteins come from a genomic window of Paraburkholderia sprentiae WSM5005:
- the rfbC gene encoding dTDP-4-dehydrorhamnose 3,5-epimerase: MFTPFSAESMPCRIRHTKIRDVKIVEPHIVNDARGLFFESFDQEWFEENVARGYNFVQDQHMVFSHNVLTGLHYQLQQPRGLLLRVVSGDVFAVAVDVRRWSVTFGRWVGERVSSANNWQMWIPPGFAYGFHVRSDVAEILVKATSNRNATFERTVCWNDPEINIAWGMKSEPLVTAASANGVAFPAIEVY; encoded by the coding sequence ATGTTCACCCCTTTTTCCGCCGAATCCATGCCTTGTCGTATACGCCATACCAAGATCCGCGATGTGAAAATCGTCGAACCGCACATCGTTAATGATGCGCGCGGACTGTTTTTTGAGAGCTTCGACCAGGAGTGGTTTGAAGAGAATGTAGCCCGGGGGTACAACTTCGTTCAGGACCAGCATATGGTCTTTTCCCATAACGTATTGACCGGCCTCCACTATCAATTACAGCAGCCTCGAGGTCTGTTGCTGCGAGTGGTGAGCGGGGATGTATTCGCCGTTGCGGTCGATGTTCGACGGTGGTCAGTCACCTTCGGGCGCTGGGTTGGGGAGCGTGTCTCCTCGGCAAACAACTGGCAGATGTGGATTCCACCCGGGTTCGCCTATGGATTCCATGTGCGCTCCGACGTTGCAGAGATACTTGTCAAAGCGACGTCGAACCGAAACGCAACCTTTGAGCGCACTGTGTGTTGGAACGATCCCGAGATCAATATCGCGTGGGGCATGAAATCGGAACCTCTGGTGACAGCGGCATCTGCAAACGGCGTGGCCTTCCCCGCTATTGAAGTTTATTAA
- the parS gene encoding type II RES/Xre toxin-antitoxin system antitoxin yields MITVSFKPSGAGNPRREEFALLQRLLDAPVRSGSDLAELATERVGVAVIDRLAEHGLKADELSFIIPRRTLTHRRQQHERLSTEESDKAIRLAKIVAQATSAFGNAGKAMLWLRNSQKRFGGRTALDMASTEHGARLVEEALVQLDEGYFA; encoded by the coding sequence ATGATCACTGTCTCTTTCAAGCCAAGCGGAGCGGGCAACCCGCGCCGGGAAGAGTTCGCCCTGTTGCAGCGGCTGCTTGATGCGCCCGTGCGCAGCGGTTCCGACCTTGCAGAGCTCGCGACCGAACGGGTCGGCGTCGCCGTGATCGACCGTCTTGCAGAGCACGGACTGAAGGCCGACGAACTGTCTTTCATCATCCCCCGGCGGACGCTGACACACCGTCGGCAACAGCACGAGCGACTCTCGACGGAGGAGTCAGACAAAGCGATTCGTCTCGCCAAGATCGTCGCCCAGGCTACCTCAGCCTTTGGCAATGCCGGGAAGGCAATGCTGTGGCTGCGAAATTCCCAGAAGCGGTTCGGTGGGAGGACCGCGCTCGATATGGCGAGCACCGAGCACGGCGCCCGGTTGGTCGAGGAGGCGCTCGTCCAGCTTGACGAAGGGTACTTTGCCTGA
- a CDS encoding ABC transporter substrate-binding protein, with translation MNHINVMWFVALPLAVLAGQAPGATAIQASRNPSSDAQFKALVAGEVDAVVSAIDNVIGWNRRLGPKDFRVVAQVEPTTPLALVAAPDRKSVADLRGANLLVDAVDNGFVIALQAMSREAGIDENGCGFTPAGGVTEQYQALLDGRGDATLLGQPFATQAAEAGVGG, from the coding sequence TTGAATCACATCAACGTAATGTGGTTCGTGGCACTGCCCCTGGCTGTGCTGGCAGGGCAAGCGCCAGGGGCAACCGCCATCCAGGCCAGCCGAAATCCTTCTTCCGACGCGCAGTTCAAAGCATTGGTCGCGGGCGAAGTCGACGCCGTCGTTTCGGCGATAGACAACGTCATCGGCTGGAACCGTCGGCTTGGCCCCAAGGATTTTCGGGTGGTGGCGCAAGTCGAGCCGACCACGCCCCTGGCGCTGGTCGCCGCGCCTGACCGCAAGAGCGTGGCCGACCTGCGCGGCGCCAACCTGCTCGTCGACGCGGTTGACAATGGTTTTGTCATCGCCCTGCAAGCCATGTCGCGCGAAGCTGGCATCGACGAAAACGGCTGCGGTTTTACCCCCGCTGGCGGCGTGACAGAACAATATCAGGCCCTGCTAGACGGCCGTGGCGATGCCACGCTGCTGGGGCAGCCCTTCGCGACACAAGCCGCCGAGGCCGGGGTTGGTGGGTAA
- the cynS gene encoding cyanase has product MERNEVTKKIVAAKVAGKLTWAEIAAKIGQSKEWTTAALLGQMTLDAKQAGVARELFDLTDEETAWLQIVPYKGSLPTAVPTDPLIYRWYEIVNVYGTTIKELIHEEFGDGIMSAIDFSMDIQREPNANGDRVQVVLSGKFLPYKSY; this is encoded by the coding sequence ATGGAACGAAATGAAGTCACGAAGAAAATCGTCGCCGCGAAGGTTGCCGGCAAACTGACGTGGGCCGAGATCGCCGCGAAGATCGGCCAGAGCAAGGAGTGGACGACCGCCGCGCTGCTCGGTCAGATGACGCTCGATGCGAAACAGGCGGGAGTCGCCCGCGAACTGTTCGACCTCACCGACGAAGAAACCGCGTGGCTGCAAATTGTCCCGTACAAAGGTTCGCTGCCGACCGCGGTGCCGACCGACCCGCTGATCTATCGCTGGTACGAGATCGTCAATGTGTACGGCACCACGATCAAGGAGTTGATCCACGAGGAGTTCGGCGACGGCATCATGAGCGCAATCGACTTTTCGATGGATATCCAGCGCGAGCCGAATGCGAATGGCGACCGGGTCCAGGTGGTGCTCAGCGGCAAATTCCTGCCCTACAAGTCGTACTGA
- a CDS encoding efflux RND transporter permease subunit has translation MKSVPVIHMDKVGTFDPRSGSLVERALFNHRLVVVVLCAIVTALLGWQATKLHLNASFEKTIPSHHPYIQNYLRYQNELSGLGNAVRIAVENPKGTIYDANYLRALRGLSDEIFLLPGVDRMKMKSLWTPSTRWVGVTEDGLEGGPVIPDGYTGTAKNLMALDANIARSGEIGQIVSLDSRSTVIFVPLLARTPDGQPFSYAAFSEKLDALRVKYEQQGLKVHITGFAKLVGDLINGVRAVLMFFALAVAIAAAMVFWYTRCIRSTLLVVAASLVAVVWQLGLLPTLGYTLDPYSILVPFLVFAIGMSHGAQKMNGIMQDVGRGMDKLVAARFTFRRLFLAGLTALLADAVGFAVLLVIDIQVIRELAIAASLGVAALIFTNLILLPIMLSYTGVSAKAAARSLRAETADAAGEDKHALWAFLDHFTQRKWASIAVATAVVMSIAGLAVGAHLKIGDLDPGAPELRADSRYNRDVSFMNRSYGASSDVLAVMIKTPEGACSQYDTLNKIDALEWQLRQLDGVEDTNSLALLNRRMLVGLTEGNPKWYEFLPNQDMLNTVTAGAPRGLYNDSCGLLTLYVYLRDHKADTLNRVVEHVEAFARENNTKDVQFLLAAGAAGIEAATNIAVKDAWRKMLYLVYGAVVVLSFITFRSWRAVAVAVLPLMLTSVLAEALMVALGMGVKVATLPVIALGVGIGIDYALYILSVTLAQLREGKSMSEAYYRALLFTGKVVMFTGVTLAVGVVTWVASPIKFQADMGLLLAFMFLWNMLGALILLPALAHFLLRPARGASYREAKNAF, from the coding sequence ATGAAGTCTGTTCCCGTCATCCACATGGACAAAGTCGGCACCTTCGATCCGCGCTCCGGCTCGCTCGTGGAACGAGCGTTGTTCAACCACCGTCTGGTCGTGGTGGTACTGTGCGCCATCGTCACCGCGCTACTGGGCTGGCAGGCCACCAAGCTGCACCTAAACGCCAGCTTCGAAAAAACCATCCCGTCCCACCACCCCTATATCCAGAACTACCTGCGCTACCAGAACGAACTCTCCGGTCTCGGCAACGCGGTGCGCATCGCCGTGGAGAACCCCAAGGGCACCATCTACGACGCCAACTATCTGCGCGCGCTGCGCGGTCTTTCCGACGAGATCTTCCTGCTGCCCGGCGTCGACCGAATGAAGATGAAATCGCTGTGGACCCCCTCGACCCGCTGGGTCGGCGTGACAGAGGATGGCCTCGAAGGCGGCCCCGTAATACCCGACGGCTACACCGGGACGGCGAAAAACCTGATGGCGCTCGACGCCAACATCGCCCGCTCGGGCGAGATCGGCCAGATCGTTTCCCTCGATTCGCGGTCCACCGTCATCTTCGTGCCGCTACTGGCCCGCACGCCCGACGGCCAGCCGTTCAGCTACGCCGCCTTCTCGGAAAAACTCGACGCCCTGCGTGTGAAATACGAGCAGCAGGGCCTGAAGGTGCACATCACCGGCTTTGCCAAGCTCGTGGGCGACCTCATCAACGGCGTGCGCGCGGTGCTGATGTTCTTCGCGTTGGCGGTCGCGATCGCGGCGGCCATGGTCTTCTGGTACACGCGCTGCATCCGCTCTACCCTGCTGGTCGTTGCGGCTTCGCTGGTCGCCGTGGTGTGGCAGCTCGGCTTGCTGCCAACGCTCGGCTACACGCTCGACCCCTATTCCATCCTCGTACCCTTCCTCGTGTTCGCCATCGGCATGAGCCACGGCGCGCAAAAGATGAATGGCATCATGCAGGACGTCGGGCGCGGCATGGACAAGCTGGTGGCGGCACGCTTCACTTTCCGCCGCCTCTTCTTGGCGGGCTTGACGGCGCTGCTGGCCGACGCGGTGGGCTTCGCCGTGCTGCTGGTCATCGACATCCAGGTCATCCGTGAACTGGCCATCGCCGCCTCGCTCGGCGTGGCCGCGCTGATCTTCACCAACCTGATCCTGCTGCCCATCATGCTGTCCTACACCGGCGTGAGCGCCAAGGCCGCAGCGCGCAGCCTGCGCGCCGAAACCGCCGACGCCGCTGGCGAGGACAAGCACGCGTTATGGGCCTTCCTGGACCACTTCACCCAGCGCAAGTGGGCATCCATCGCGGTAGCCACGGCGGTAGTCATGAGCATCGCGGGCCTGGCCGTTGGCGCCCATCTCAAGATCGGCGACCTCGATCCGGGCGCGCCCGAGCTGCGCGCCGACAGTCGCTACAACCGCGATGTCAGCTTCATGAACCGGAGCTACGGTGCCTCCAGCGACGTGCTCGCGGTCATGATCAAAACGCCGGAAGGCGCCTGCTCCCAATACGACACGCTCAACAAGATCGACGCGCTGGAATGGCAACTGCGCCAACTTGACGGCGTGGAAGACACCAATTCGCTTGCGCTCCTGAACCGCCGCATGCTGGTCGGCCTGACCGAAGGCAATCCAAAGTGGTACGAGTTCCTGCCCAACCAGGACATGCTCAACACCGTCACGGCCGGCGCGCCGCGCGGCCTCTACAACGATAGCTGCGGCCTCCTCACCCTGTACGTCTACCTACGCGACCACAAGGCCGACACGCTGAACCGCGTGGTGGAGCACGTCGAGGCATTCGCCCGCGAGAACAACACAAAGGATGTGCAGTTCCTGCTGGCCGCCGGCGCCGCCGGCATCGAGGCGGCGACCAACATCGCGGTCAAGGACGCCTGGCGCAAGATGCTGTACCTCGTGTATGGCGCGGTGGTGGTGCTGTCCTTCATCACTTTCCGCTCTTGGCGCGCGGTAGCGGTGGCGGTGCTGCCGCTGATGCTGACTTCCGTGCTTGCCGAGGCGCTGATGGTGGCACTGGGCATGGGTGTGAAGGTCGCCACGTTACCGGTGATCGCTCTGGGCGTGGGCATCGGCATCGACTACGCGCTCTACATTCTGTCGGTAACACTGGCGCAGCTGCGCGAGGGCAAGAGCATGTCAGAAGCCTACTATCGCGCCCTGCTCTTCACCGGCAAAGTCGTGATGTTCACCGGCGTCACACTGGCCGTCGGCGTCGTCACCTGGGTTGCCAGCCCGATCAAGTTTCAGGCCGACATGGGTCTGCTGCTGGCCTTCATGTTCCTGTGGAACATGCTTGGCGCGCTGATCCTGCTGCCCGCACTGGCGCACTTCCTTCTGAGACCTGCGCGCGGCGCGTCGTACCGGGAAGCAAAAAACGCATTTTGA
- a CDS encoding TetR/AcrR family transcriptional regulator, with product MPRLVKNTAQEAATETSAPPASKKGNVRSLKRLLVREEIIKSAATLFAERGVRAVALDEVASTLGYTKSSVYYYFESKDELLWAVFNYISGHFVGEAERIAESVPDPVDRLTSLIRMHVRFLAEHREWATVFYRDIQALSEQRQKEVRGIIVKYDAIFRQAVSEGVTNGGMHPLAPDIVANAVLGACNWMVNWISPRHQQNIEKIADTYVSLFMNGIVKRPQA from the coding sequence ATGCCTCGACTCGTTAAAAACACAGCACAAGAAGCGGCCACAGAGACTTCCGCGCCGCCAGCCTCTAAAAAGGGCAACGTTAGATCGCTTAAGCGGTTGCTCGTGCGCGAGGAAATCATCAAAAGTGCCGCGACTTTGTTTGCCGAACGGGGTGTACGGGCCGTAGCGCTTGATGAAGTCGCCAGCACGCTTGGATACACAAAATCGAGTGTGTACTACTACTTCGAGAGTAAGGATGAGTTGCTGTGGGCGGTGTTCAACTACATCTCCGGGCACTTTGTGGGGGAAGCCGAACGCATTGCTGAGTCAGTCCCCGACCCCGTCGATCGCTTGACGAGCTTGATCCGTATGCACGTACGCTTCCTTGCAGAGCACCGTGAGTGGGCCACCGTCTTTTACCGCGACATTCAGGCCTTATCTGAGCAGCGACAAAAAGAGGTTCGCGGCATCATCGTTAAATATGACGCAATTTTCAGGCAGGCAGTATCGGAAGGTGTAACGAATGGGGGCATGCATCCGCTCGCGCCTGATATCGTGGCCAATGCTGTGCTCGGAGCCTGCAACTGGATGGTGAACTGGATCTCGCCTAGGCATCAGCAGAATATTGAAAAAATCGCCGACACCTATGTTTCACTTTTTATGAATGGCATTGTTAAACGGCCGCAGGCATAA
- a CDS encoding RES family NAD+ phosphorylase: MMVLWRISNYADLKGIGGLRAAGRWHFAGQPVVYLAEHPAAALLEILVHLEIGSPADLPDTYQLLRVEVTDDVTIAEMTDDGIPANWRDDMAWSQDAGTEWLGAGGSVLLKVPSAVVPYAHNYLMNPEHEDADHLTISMAIQVRHDPRILKLLSKA; this comes from the coding sequence CTGATGGTCCTGTGGAGAATCAGTAACTACGCTGATCTGAAAGGCATTGGTGGCCTGCGGGCAGCGGGCCGATGGCATTTCGCCGGCCAGCCGGTAGTGTATCTGGCCGAACACCCCGCGGCCGCCCTTCTCGAGATTCTGGTACATCTGGAAATCGGCAGCCCCGCTGATCTACCCGATACGTACCAGCTGCTCAGGGTTGAAGTGACAGACGACGTAACGATTGCGGAGATGACCGACGACGGCATCCCCGCCAACTGGCGGGACGATATGGCGTGGTCCCAGGATGCCGGGACTGAATGGCTGGGTGCCGGCGGCAGCGTGCTGCTTAAGGTGCCAAGCGCAGTCGTTCCTTACGCGCACAACTACCTGATGAATCCCGAACACGAAGATGCGGATCACCTCACGATCAGCATGGCAATCCAGGTCCGGCACGATCCCCGTATTCTGAAATTGCTGTCGAAAGCGTAG
- a CDS encoding nitroreductase family protein produces MTAVNERLAWRYATKKFDVTKGVPAEKLERIVEAVRLAPTSSGLQPFELFIVSNADIRANIRTVAWDQAQITDCSHLLVFAAWDDITADRVNMMFDLTNEVRGFKNEGWENYRQMLLGIVADRGTEANYQAAARQAYIGLGAALIAAAFEAVDATPMEGFDPSAVDEILDLKSKNLRSVVMLALGYREAEGDWLVNLKKVRRSRDNFVTEVQ; encoded by the coding sequence ATGACGGCTGTCAATGAAAGACTGGCATGGCGCTATGCAACCAAGAAGTTCGATGTGACGAAAGGCGTGCCGGCCGAAAAGCTCGAACGTATCGTTGAAGCTGTGCGGCTGGCACCGACCTCAAGCGGGCTCCAACCGTTTGAGCTGTTCATCGTGAGCAATGCCGATATCCGCGCAAACATTCGAACCGTGGCTTGGGACCAGGCGCAAATTACCGACTGTTCGCATCTGCTGGTATTTGCTGCGTGGGACGACATCACGGCCGATCGCGTCAATATGATGTTCGACCTGACCAACGAGGTCCGAGGCTTCAAAAACGAGGGTTGGGAAAACTATCGCCAAATGTTGCTTGGAATTGTCGCCGATCGAGGAACGGAGGCGAACTATCAGGCCGCAGCGCGGCAGGCTTACATCGGGCTGGGCGCTGCCTTGATTGCTGCGGCTTTTGAAGCGGTCGACGCTACGCCGATGGAAGGATTCGACCCGTCAGCGGTCGATGAAATCCTCGATTTGAAATCGAAAAACTTGCGCAGCGTTGTCATGCTGGCTCTCGGTTATCGGGAGGCCGAAGGTGATTGGCTTGTGAACTTGAAGAAAGTTCGTCGCAGCCGCGATAACTTCGTCACTGAAGTACAGTGA
- a CDS encoding DUF1329 domain-containing protein: protein MKFQTLARAATVLSALAVMASTHAAVTADEAAHLKSDLTPFGAEKAGNKEGTIPAWTGGLITPTPGFKNGGRRPDPFANEKPILQITAKNMDQYADKLAEGVKALLKKYPDTYRLDVYPTHRSAAAPQYVYDNTFQNATRATLVESSSGAMSKGAIGGIPFPIPKNGAEVMLNHKLHWGGESFVESAHNWQVTADGKAVLLSDVTEQSNSPYYFKDGSSDNLRDDYSMVRVDTHGPAIRAGEAIVGHQTIDESHTNTWVYLVGQRRVRKLPNACCDTPTPAAAGVMSFDEIQTFASRMDRFDWKLIGKKEMYIPYNCNRWLAATKDSDILGPHHLNPDYIRWELHRVWVVEATLKPGERHTSKKSLYYVDEDSWLAVLADRYDANDKLWRMTYSIPVAMPDVPGEIPFGFGAYDLSAGSYDAMGLGAEEKMQYKINATPYPESFFAPENMAGESVR, encoded by the coding sequence ATGAAATTCCAGACACTCGCCCGCGCCGCCACGGTGCTTTCCGCCCTGGCCGTAATGGCCTCCACCCACGCCGCCGTTACTGCCGACGAAGCCGCCCACCTGAAAAGCGACCTGACACCGTTCGGCGCCGAAAAGGCCGGCAACAAGGAAGGCACCATTCCCGCCTGGACCGGCGGCCTGATAACGCCCACTCCCGGCTTCAAGAACGGCGGCCGCCGCCCTGACCCCTTCGCCAATGAAAAGCCCATACTGCAGATCACGGCGAAGAACATGGATCAGTATGCCGACAAGCTGGCCGAGGGCGTCAAGGCGCTGCTGAAGAAGTACCCCGACACCTATCGCCTCGACGTCTACCCGACACACCGCTCGGCCGCCGCGCCGCAATACGTCTACGACAATACCTTCCAGAACGCCACGCGCGCCACGCTGGTCGAATCCAGCTCGGGGGCAATGTCCAAGGGTGCCATTGGCGGCATTCCCTTCCCTATCCCCAAGAATGGGGCGGAAGTCATGCTCAATCACAAACTGCACTGGGGCGGCGAGTCCTTTGTCGAGAGCGCGCACAACTGGCAGGTCACGGCCGACGGCAAGGCCGTGCTGCTTTCGGACGTCACCGAGCAAAGCAACTCGCCCTATTACTTCAAGGACGGATCTTCCGACAATCTCCGCGACGATTACTCGATGGTCCGCGTCGACACCCACGGCCCGGCCATCCGCGCAGGCGAAGCGATCGTCGGCCACCAGACCATCGACGAATCCCACACCAACACGTGGGTGTACTTGGTAGGCCAGCGACGCGTGCGCAAGCTGCCCAACGCCTGCTGCGACACGCCGACCCCAGCCGCCGCGGGCGTTATGTCGTTCGACGAGATCCAAACCTTCGCCAGTCGCATGGATCGCTTCGACTGGAAACTGATCGGCAAGAAGGAGATGTACATCCCTTACAACTGCAACCGTTGGCTGGCGGCCACCAAGGACAGCGACATCCTCGGCCCGCATCACCTCAACCCCGATTACATCCGCTGGGAACTGCACCGCGTCTGGGTGGTGGAAGCCACACTGAAACCGGGCGAGCGCCACACCTCGAAGAAATCGCTCTACTACGTCGATGAGGACTCCTGGCTGGCTGTGCTGGCCGACCGCTACGACGCCAACGACAAGCTCTGGCGCATGACTTACTCGATCCCGGTCGCCATGCCCGACGTCCCCGGCGAGATCCCCTTCGGCTTCGGCGCCTACGACCTGTCAGCCGGCAGCTATGACGCCATGGGACTCGGCGCCGAGGAGAAGATGCAATACAAGATCAACGCGACCCCCTATCCGGAATCGTTCTTCGCACCCGAAAACATGGCTGGCGAAAGCGTGCGCTAA
- a CDS encoding tyrosine-type recombinase/integrase — protein sequence MKTAVPAPRPIDALELPAGLDGHHGTNRGTGHMQVAAVTDSDAIRAWLARLVDTKTTFDNYRKEAERLLLWSVLQMGKPLSSLTHEDLLVYQHFLADPQPAARWTADGGRNKQPRDDPRWRPFYGPLSASSQRQAMAILNVMFAWLVQAGYLAGNPLSLSRQRARRARPRIVRYLSPELWLEVKTYIQGMPRETSREREHHARVRWLFTLLYLGGLRITEVGSNTMGQFFRRGDENGKERWWLEVMGKGGKERLVPATAEMMMELGTYRRARGLPALPSPGEETPLVLPIGQSLRPLTRAALHRIVKEVFSDAAGSLRARGDDHALRADRLEQASAHWLRHSAGSHMADQQLDLRLVRDNLGHASLTTTSQYLHVDDDRRHRDTDEKHRIDW from the coding sequence ATGAAAACCGCCGTCCCCGCCCCGCGCCCGATCGACGCGCTCGAACTGCCCGCCGGTCTCGACGGCCACCACGGCACGAACCGCGGAACCGGCCACATGCAGGTCGCCGCGGTGACCGATTCCGATGCGATCCGCGCGTGGCTCGCCCGCCTCGTCGATACGAAAACGACGTTCGACAACTACCGCAAGGAAGCCGAACGGCTGCTGCTGTGGTCCGTCCTGCAGATGGGCAAACCGCTCTCCTCGCTCACGCACGAAGACCTGCTGGTCTACCAGCACTTTCTCGCCGATCCGCAACCCGCGGCACGGTGGACCGCTGATGGCGGACGCAACAAGCAGCCTCGCGACGATCCGCGCTGGCGACCGTTCTACGGCCCCCTGTCGGCATCGAGCCAGCGGCAGGCGATGGCGATCCTCAACGTCATGTTCGCGTGGCTGGTGCAGGCCGGCTATCTCGCCGGCAATCCCCTGTCGCTCTCACGCCAGCGCGCGCGCCGGGCCAGGCCGCGCATCGTCCGCTATCTGTCGCCCGAACTGTGGCTTGAAGTCAAAACGTACATTCAGGGCATGCCCAGGGAAACCAGTCGCGAGCGCGAACATCACGCGCGCGTGCGCTGGCTTTTCACCCTGCTCTACCTGGGTGGCCTGCGGATCACGGAAGTGGGCTCGAATACGATGGGCCAGTTTTTCCGTCGGGGCGACGAAAACGGCAAGGAGCGCTGGTGGCTCGAAGTAATGGGCAAAGGTGGCAAGGAGCGGCTGGTGCCCGCCACCGCGGAAATGATGATGGAACTCGGCACATACCGGCGAGCCCGCGGACTGCCAGCGCTCCCCTCACCCGGCGAGGAAACGCCGCTGGTGCTGCCGATCGGCCAGTCACTCAGGCCACTCACGCGCGCCGCATTGCACCGGATCGTGAAGGAGGTCTTCAGCGACGCCGCAGGATCGTTGCGCGCGCGTGGCGACGACCATGCGTTGCGCGCCGACCGCCTCGAACAGGCGTCGGCGCACTGGCTACGTCACAGCGCAGGCTCACATATGGCAGACCAGCAACTGGATCTGCGACTCGTGCGCGATAACCTCGGACATGCGTCCCTGACGACAACCAGTCAGTATCTGCACGTGGACGATGATCGCCGGCACCGCGACACTGATGAAAAACACCGCATTGACTGGTGA
- a CDS encoding WD40/YVTN/BNR-like repeat-containing protein: protein MLYHPTRWHARALLAACIGAFGVGTAWSAAPVGPARDRPAVISQRAAQSVLLGIEQAGKRLIAVGERGIVVVSDDNAATWRQVSAPVSVTLTAIRFADDKHGYAVGHSGTVLATVDGGETWTRVLDGRQAAQISLAAAQANGNATALHDAERLVADGPDKPLLDLLVLDARRVIVVGAYGMAYYTTDGGQKWSSWADRLDNPRGLHLYAIRRHGERILVCGEQGLVRLSEDGGQTFTAIKTPYSGSFFTAELPSDNEIVVAGLRGNVLRSLDAGANWKQITTPDAASITGSAVRADGSLVLVDQAGMVLSESEGAFATLNSTRLPSLTGVFPRRDGSLLTLSVRGVLSAPNGGQK from the coding sequence ATGCTTTATCACCCCACCCGGTGGCACGCGCGAGCTCTGCTTGCCGCCTGCATCGGTGCATTCGGCGTGGGCACAGCCTGGTCCGCCGCGCCCGTCGGTCCCGCGCGGGATCGCCCTGCCGTCATCTCGCAGCGGGCAGCGCAATCGGTACTACTCGGTATCGAGCAGGCGGGCAAGCGTCTGATTGCAGTGGGCGAGCGCGGCATCGTGGTGGTATCGGACGACAATGCCGCTACATGGCGCCAGGTCTCGGCGCCCGTCAGCGTGACACTGACGGCAATTCGCTTCGCCGATGACAAACATGGCTATGCGGTCGGCCACAGCGGCACCGTGCTCGCCACCGTCGATGGCGGCGAGACCTGGACACGCGTGCTCGACGGCCGTCAGGCCGCGCAGATTTCCCTTGCTGCCGCCCAGGCCAATGGCAATGCTACGGCCCTCCACGACGCCGAGCGCCTTGTGGCCGACGGCCCCGACAAGCCCCTGCTCGACCTGCTGGTGCTCGACGCACGGCGCGTGATCGTCGTCGGCGCCTACGGCATGGCCTACTACACCACGGACGGCGGGCAGAAGTGGAGCTCCTGGGCGGATCGCCTGGACAACCCTCGTGGCCTGCACCTGTATGCGATCCGGCGTCACGGCGAACGCATTCTCGTGTGCGGCGAACAGGGACTGGTGCGGCTGTCAGAAGACGGCGGCCAGACCTTCACGGCAATCAAGACCCCCTATAGCGGCAGCTTCTTCACCGCCGAGCTTCCCTCCGACAACGAAATCGTGGTGGCCGGGCTGCGCGGCAACGTGCTGCGCTCGCTCGATGCCGGCGCGAACTGGAAGCAAATCACGACGCCAGACGCCGCATCCATCACAGGCTCGGCCGTGCGCGCCGACGGCTCGCTGGTGCTGGTGGACCAGGCGGGCATGGTGCTCAGTGAAAGCGAAGGCGCTTTCGCTACGCTGAACAGCACCCGGTTGCCATCCCTGACCGGCGTTTTCCCTAGGCGCGACGGTTCGCTGCTCACGCTCAGCGTTCGGGGCGTTCTGTCTGCGCCCAACGGAGGCCAGAAATGA